The DNA sequence TCGTAAAACTTCATCAATCACAGCCTCGTCCACAAATTGATTCTTTTCCAAGGGCGTTGCTTTAAAAGTAGAAGCCGTTAGCCTTTGCCCTTTTTTTGCCACAACATTTTTGCTCTCTGCACTGTTTTTTACCACGGCATTATCTTGCGAGGCAAACTCCACCAGCAACATATAAAAAATAAAAGTAAAAGTGCAAAGTAAAATAATTTTCATTAACTGCCCCTTCTTCTAAAGTTTATAAGCCTGGAAAATCCTTAACCAACTTATGCCTAATTAAATCCTCATCAACTGAATCATCCCAGTCAGAAAAGTCATTACATGGGTTATTGCTAGAAAAACGGCCACAGTCTGCTGTGTCAGAACCTTCCCTGCCTTCGACATCTGGTTCTGGGCTTATGTTGGTGACATCAGTAACATATTCTGTGTACTTATCCCGAGTATTCCACTCTCGAACATATACATTAATTTGCTGTAAAACTTCATAGGCTTCATCTAAACACAAAACGCGATAAGCATCATTGCCTATAGGCAAAGGGTCCCCGCTGTTATCCGCTATGGGGTCTATTGCCCTTGGAAGTTTAGAGTTACTAGAAGGGGTGGTGAGTTTCCCGTTAATTCTAATGCTCCTAGAACGAAAGTGTGGGTGCGTTTTCGTTTTCTCAGTGGGAGTACTAGAATTTAATGCTCCTGTATAAAAATTAGCAGCAAAGACATTGCCTCGAGACTTTTGATCAACGGGTGGTAAAATGGTTATTTGTGTTTTTAGTCCGCCACTTTCAACACTATGAAAAACGCGTGCGGGTGTTGTATGACCATCTTTTTCTTTTTGTGGCCAAGAATTAGTTGTTGCAGGGCCAGAAATACATGCACTCAAATCGCCGCCCCACTCTTGCCCTGCTTGGGCAGTCCTTTGAGGTTTCTTGCCACTCTCAATAACAGTGATTGTTAAACTGTAGCTCCCTAAACAACAGTTAGGGCCTTGAGAATTGGTATAATCATATGCGCAAGATAAAACACCTGCTGCTGTGTCCAGACTTGCCTCTTTGCCACACCCTTCCACACAACGATATGTGGTTCCTGCCTCCGTTATAGTTTGGGTAATAGCCACAGACTCAGGCCCCTTGCCTACCTCGTAATTATAGTACCAGTAATTATCTAGTGCTACATATTTACACATTTGTGGGGGAACATTAATCTCTAGTTTTAATCCCTGTAAGTGACTATCTAATTCATTAATTTCTACCAAACAAGTTTTGCTTTCACTAGTAATTGGCGTTTTGCTTTCACTATTAATTGGTGATGCATCAATGGTACAGCCTTGGCTTTTAATATCATTACTTAAACCAATATTAAAAAAATGTTCAAACAGTTCGTATTCCACATTGCCTCCCTTTAAAGGAGTAACGCTCATAAATGGTAAAGTGACCGTGCCGCCACTATCTCCTGAACCCAAAAATAAATCTTTATCTGCTTTTTTTTCTTCAACAGAACAAGAACAGGCTATTAATAATAATGCACTAATCAACAGTCGTGATAAACGAAACATATAAGCCTCCCGAAGCTATAAATATAGTCGGAAGACGGTGTATTAATGTTTATGAATTTTTTTGCTTTAATGCAAAATAGGACAAAGGTTAGTGCTGACTAAAAGGCCTAATACGGTTGAGCCAAGTGCTTTAATAATTCAATTTCTCTAACAATTTTTCCAGCTCCTAAAACCACGCAAGACAAAGGTTTTTCGGCAATACTCACTGGCAATCCCGTTTTTTCTCTTAGTAAAACATCTAGGTTTGCAAGCAATGCTCCCCCTCCTGTTAAAACAATACCATGGTCCACAATGTCGGCCGCTAACTCGGGAGGAGTTTGCTCTAAGGCGGCCCTTACTGCTTCTATAATTCTAGACAAAGGGTCAGCCAAGGCCTCTAACATATGAAGGCTAGAAACTCTTACAGTTTTTGGAGCGCCCATCATGGTGTCGCGCCCTTTTATTTCTAAAAACCTTTCTTCTTCAAAAGCATAAGCGTTACCAATATTTATTTTTAAATCTTCTGCGGTTCGCTCTCCAATTAATAAATTAAACTTGCGCCTAACATAACTAATAATAGCTTCGTCAAACTTATCTCCCCCTACCTTAATAGATTTGCAATAAACAATTCCTCCTAAAGAAATAATTGCAATTCCCGAAGTTCCTCCACCAATATCTACAACCATAGAACCTGTGGGTTCTGCAATGGGTAGGTTAGCACCAATGGCTGCGGCCATGGGCTCTTCAATTAAATACACTTCGCGAGCTCCGGCAGATAAAGCCGATTCTTTTACCGCTCTTTTTTCTACCTGAGTAATTCCATAAGGTACGCATATTAAAATACGAGGGCGAATAAAACTTCTTCGCACTTTAGTGGCTTTGGTAATAAAATATTTAAGCATGTCGCCGGTAATTTCGAAATCTGCAATAACGCCATCTTTAATAGGTCGAATGGCTTCCATACTTCCCGGAACACGGCCTAACATTTTTTTTGCCTCTACCCCCACTGCAAGCACCATGTTGGCACTGCCCATGCCTCGTTTTTGCACTGCAACCACAGAGGGCTCGTTTAGCACTACTCCTAAACTTTTATCATACACCAAGGTGTTTGCTGTACCTAAATCAATAGCCAAGTCATTACTAAAATACTTGCTGAAATTTTTTACGATGTTAAAAAGGCTCATATCTTCTCCTAAAAATACATTTAAAAGACTTTTGGCAAAAATGTAAAGCTTTTCTAAAGAATAAGAAAAGCTAAAAAAATTGGCTCAGGTGGAGGGACTCGAACCCCCGACAAGGTGATTAACAGTCACCTGCTCTACCAACTGAGCTACACCTGAAAAGCTAGCTCAGTATGAAAATTTATCTTTTATTAGTCAAGAATAAAATTTTATTAAAGCCTTCTTTTAACTGAGGAGATAAAAACATTTTATTCTTCCAAGT is a window from the Pseudobdellovibrionaceae bacterium genome containing:
- a CDS encoding rod shape-determining protein; amino-acid sequence: MSLFNIVKNFSKYFSNDLAIDLGTANTLVYDKSLGVVLNEPSVVAVQKRGMGSANMVLAVGVEAKKMLGRVPGSMEAIRPIKDGVIADFEITGDMLKYFITKATKVRRSFIRPRILICVPYGITQVEKRAVKESALSAGAREVYLIEEPMAAAIGANLPIAEPTGSMVVDIGGGTSGIAIISLGGIVYCKSIKVGGDKFDEAIISYVRRKFNLLIGERTAEDLKINIGNAYAFEEERFLEIKGRDTMMGAPKTVRVSSLHMLEALADPLSRIIEAVRAALEQTPPELAADIVDHGIVLTGGGALLANLDVLLREKTGLPVSIAEKPLSCVVLGAGKIVREIELLKHLAQPY